In Danaus plexippus chromosome 9 unlocalized genomic scaffold, MEX_DaPlex mxdp_26, whole genome shotgun sequence, the following proteins share a genomic window:
- the LOC116767628 gene encoding uncharacterized protein LOC116767628 isoform X3 — MSNNGLVELENRQEKLLTKLDDLYERIKTISSLCKNSQQDVKTSVKPEKEFIKPNEVVMFLHPDKLPWFMNMFLKTINGINVSWHIHSSVPSVKIAKVESFFKKFQALYSSQLDGKVNFRLIFKCESAAPELKISSLSSPIIGSVNILRYLCLVFPNIVNYDYDDYQIDGLLDICHQLEMDSVKNKEVLITEMFTDKTGFIYKNMFSIVDLALFNVTKQMQMGTKLVPKKWYNDCEKIIL, encoded by the exons ATGTCTAACAATGGGCTAGTTGAATTAGAAAATCGTCAAGAAAAACTCTTGACAAAATTGGATGACCTGTATGAAAGGATTAAAACTATTAGTTCTCTCTGCAAAAATAGTCAACAAGATGTGAAGACTTCGGTAAAGCCTGAAAAGGAATTC ATAAAACCCAATGAAGTGGTGATGTTCCTTCATCCTGATAAACTGCCATGGTTTATGAATATGTTCTTAAAAACCATCAATGGTATCAATGTTTCCTGGCACATACATTCAAGTGTGCCTAGCGTTAAAATTGCTAAGGTTGAATccttttttaagaaatttcaaGCATTATACTCATCACAGTTAGACGGAAAAGTTAACTTTAGgctgatatttaaatgtg aATCAGCTGCACCTGAATTGAAGATTTCATCTCTGAGTAGTCCAATCATTGGAAGtgtcaatattttaagatatctgTGCTTAGTATTTCCTAACATAGTGAACTATGATTATGATGATTACCAGATAGATGGTTTGCTTGATATCTGTCATCAGCTTGAAATGGACTccgtaaaaaataaagaagtctTAATAACAGAAATGTTCACAGATAAAACTGGTTTCATATACAAGAACATGTTTTCTATTGTTGATCTAGCTCTATTTAATGTAACCAAACAAATGCAGATGGGTACTAAACTGGTCCCCAAAAAATGGTATAATGattgtgaaaaaataattttgtaa
- the LOC116767511 gene encoding UV excision repair protein RAD23 homolog A, which produces MLLTLKTLQQQTFQIEIDPQETVKALKLKIEVEKGKDYAADNQRLIYAGKILLDDNKLHTYNIDEKKFIVIMVTKPKTSDNQQASSTSAPEAGESASTESGDGKSKVVEEKPKPQPAAEPERASEPPVTSNEPDFESTVQSIMDMGYNRQQVEQALRASFNNRERAVEYLITGIPEELLQEQEAEESADEDPLGFLRDQPQFQQMRAVIQQNPNLLNTVLQQIGQTNPALLQAISQHQQAFVRMLNEPVNPSAAGAVAEEAVPDNPVPQQPQNVIQVSPQDKEAIERLKALGFPEHMVIQAYFACEKNENLAANFLLSQNFDD; this is translated from the coding sequence ATGTTACTGACTTTAAAAACTCTTCAACAACAAACTTTTCAGATAGAAATAGACCCTCAAGAGACTGTCAAAGCGCTGAAGCTTAAAATTGAAGTGGAAAAAGGTAAAGATTATGCGGCAGACAATCAAAGACTTATTTATGCGGGTAAGATTCTTCTCGATGATAATAAACTGCATACGTATAATATAGATGAAAAGAAATTCATCGTTATCATGGTGACAAAACCGAAAACTTCCGATAATCAACAAGCGTCGTCGACCTCGGCGCCAGAAGCCGGGGAAAGTGCGTCAACTGAAAGCGGCGACGGCAAAAGTAAAGTGGTCGAAGAAAAACCAAAACCTCAGCCTGCAGCGGAACCTGAGCGTGCATCTGAACCACCAGTAACATCAAATGAGCCAGATTTTGAATCAACAGTGCAAAGCATTATGGATATGGGCTATAATAGACAACAAGTAGAACAAGCTCTCCGTGCTTCATTTAATAATCGTGAAAGAGCTGTAGAATATCTCATAACAGGAATCCCTGAAGAGCTACTTCAAGAACAGGAAGCTGAAGAAAGTGCTGATGAAGACCCCTTGGGCTTTCTTCGGGATCAACCACAGTTTCAACAAATGCGTGCAGTGATTCAACAGAATCCTAATTTACTGAATACTGTGTTGCAGCAAATTGGTCAAACAAACCCAGCTTTACTTCAAGCTATTAGTCAGCATCAACAGGCTTTTGTGAGAATGTTGAATGAGCCTGTGAACCCATCTGCAGCTGGAGCCGTAGCCGAGGAGGCAGTGCCTGACAATCCAGTGCCCCAACAGCCTCAAAATGTTATTCAAGTATCTCCTCAAGACAAAGAGGCTATTGAAAGATTAAAAGCCTTAGGTTTTCCAGAACATATGGTTATTCAAGCGTATTTTGCGTGTGAGAAAAACGAAAATCTTGCTGCAAATTTCTTGTTGTCGCAAAATTTTGATGATTaa
- the LOC116767208 gene encoding cyclic AMP response element-binding protein B isoform X2: MDGMVEENGTSSAAGVADPLASGGSAANATPHVVVTSIVQLTLPSQAPSAQVQSVIQPNQQSVIQTASNIQSVQLQKGNVILVSKPSSVIHTTQGTLQTLQIKPEPNTILSTQGQSCSDDSCSDEESPKRKYREMLTRRPSYRKILNDLGGTEIAENRMGTKAVLESEVSLSPSLSFAPVIPASSLQTESGLHTLAVSGTTGGGTLVQYATNQDGQFYVPEDQTRKRELRLLKNREAARECRRKKKEYIKCLENRVAVLENQNKALIEELKSLKELYCQQKTE, from the exons ATGGACGGAATGGTGGAGGAGAACGGAACTTCTAGCGCAGCAGGAGTAGCGGATCCCCTGGCGAGCGGAGGATCCGCAGCGAACGCCACCCCTCATGTGGTGGTCACGAGTATAGTGCAGCTCACATTACCAAGTCAAGCACCATCCGCACag gtCCAATCAGTTATACAACCAAATCAACAATCTGTCATTCAAACGGCATCCAATATACAATCAGTACAACTACAAAAAGGCAATGTGATATTGGTCAGCAAACCCAGTTCTGTCATACATACTACTCAAGGAACTCTCCAAACATTACAG attaaacCGGAACCTAACACAATATTAAGTACCCAAGGACAATCTTGCAGTGATGACAGTTGTAGTGATGAAGAGAGTCCCAAGAGGAAATACAGAGAAATGTTAACGAGACGTCCATCATATAGGAAAATACTTAATGACCTTGGAGGAACCGAAATTGCTG aaaatCGCATGGGAACTAAAGCAGTATTGGAAAGTGAAGTGTCGCTGTCACCTTCTTTATCGTTTGCGCCAG TTATTCCAGCGAGTTCACTTCAGACTGAAAGTGGATTACACACGTTAGCAGTGTCAGGCACCACAGGCGGTGGGACCTTAGTCCAATATGCAACTAATCAAGATGGTCAATTCTATGTACCGG AGGACCAAACAAGAAAACGTGAATTAAGGCTGTTAAAAAATCGTGAAGCCGCCAGGGAATGCCGGCGAAAGAAGAAGGAGTATATTAAATGCCTTGAGAACAGGGTTGCTGTACtagaaaatcaaaacaaagcTCTAATAGAGGAGCTCAAATCTCTGAAGGAACTATATTGCCAGCAGAAAACTGAATGA
- the LOC116767208 gene encoding cyclic AMP response element-binding protein B isoform X1, with protein sequence MDGMVEENGTSSAAGVADPLASGGSAANATPHVVVTSIVQLTLPSQAPSAQVQSVIQPNQQSVIQTASNIQSVQLQKGNVILVSKPSSVIHTTQGTLQTLQIKPEPNTILSTQGQSCSDDSCSDEESPKRKYREMLTRRPSYRKILNDLGGTEIAENRMGTKAVLESEVSLSPSLSFAPVIPASSLQTESGLHTLAVSGTTGGGTLVQYATNQDGQFYVPGPILEDQTRKRELRLLKNREAARECRRKKKEYIKCLENRVAVLENQNKALIEELKSLKELYCQQKTE encoded by the exons ATGGACGGAATGGTGGAGGAGAACGGAACTTCTAGCGCAGCAGGAGTAGCGGATCCCCTGGCGAGCGGAGGATCCGCAGCGAACGCCACCCCTCATGTGGTGGTCACGAGTATAGTGCAGCTCACATTACCAAGTCAAGCACCATCCGCACag gtCCAATCAGTTATACAACCAAATCAACAATCTGTCATTCAAACGGCATCCAATATACAATCAGTACAACTACAAAAAGGCAATGTGATATTGGTCAGCAAACCCAGTTCTGTCATACATACTACTCAAGGAACTCTCCAAACATTACAG attaaacCGGAACCTAACACAATATTAAGTACCCAAGGACAATCTTGCAGTGATGACAGTTGTAGTGATGAAGAGAGTCCCAAGAGGAAATACAGAGAAATGTTAACGAGACGTCCATCATATAGGAAAATACTTAATGACCTTGGAGGAACCGAAATTGCTG aaaatCGCATGGGAACTAAAGCAGTATTGGAAAGTGAAGTGTCGCTGTCACCTTCTTTATCGTTTGCGCCAG TTATTCCAGCGAGTTCACTTCAGACTGAAAGTGGATTACACACGTTAGCAGTGTCAGGCACCACAGGCGGTGGGACCTTAGTCCAATATGCAACTAATCAAGATGGTCAATTCTATGTACCGG GGCCAATATTAGAGGACCAAACAAGAAAACGTGAATTAAGGCTGTTAAAAAATCGTGAAGCCGCCAGGGAATGCCGGCGAAAGAAGAAGGAGTATATTAAATGCCTTGAGAACAGGGTTGCTGTACtagaaaatcaaaacaaagcTCTAATAGAGGAGCTCAAATCTCTGAAGGAACTATATTGCCAGCAGAAAACTGAATGA
- the LOC116767208 gene encoding cyclic AMP response element-binding protein B isoform X4, with amino-acid sequence MDGMVEENGTSSAAGVADPLASGGSAANATPHVVVTSIVQLTLPSQAPSAQVQSVIQPNQQSVIQTASNIQSVQLQKGNVILVSKPSSVIHTTQGTLQTLQIKPEPNTILSTQGQSCSDDSCSDEESPKRKYREMLTRRPSYRKILNDLGGTEIAVIPASSLQTESGLHTLAVSGTTGGGTLVQYATNQDGQFYVPEDQTRKRELRLLKNREAARECRRKKKEYIKCLENRVAVLENQNKALIEELKSLKELYCQQKTE; translated from the exons ATGGACGGAATGGTGGAGGAGAACGGAACTTCTAGCGCAGCAGGAGTAGCGGATCCCCTGGCGAGCGGAGGATCCGCAGCGAACGCCACCCCTCATGTGGTGGTCACGAGTATAGTGCAGCTCACATTACCAAGTCAAGCACCATCCGCACag gtCCAATCAGTTATACAACCAAATCAACAATCTGTCATTCAAACGGCATCCAATATACAATCAGTACAACTACAAAAAGGCAATGTGATATTGGTCAGCAAACCCAGTTCTGTCATACATACTACTCAAGGAACTCTCCAAACATTACAG attaaacCGGAACCTAACACAATATTAAGTACCCAAGGACAATCTTGCAGTGATGACAGTTGTAGTGATGAAGAGAGTCCCAAGAGGAAATACAGAGAAATGTTAACGAGACGTCCATCATATAGGAAAATACTTAATGACCTTGGAGGAACCGAAATTGCTG TTATTCCAGCGAGTTCACTTCAGACTGAAAGTGGATTACACACGTTAGCAGTGTCAGGCACCACAGGCGGTGGGACCTTAGTCCAATATGCAACTAATCAAGATGGTCAATTCTATGTACCGG AGGACCAAACAAGAAAACGTGAATTAAGGCTGTTAAAAAATCGTGAAGCCGCCAGGGAATGCCGGCGAAAGAAGAAGGAGTATATTAAATGCCTTGAGAACAGGGTTGCTGTACtagaaaatcaaaacaaagcTCTAATAGAGGAGCTCAAATCTCTGAAGGAACTATATTGCCAGCAGAAAACTGAATGA
- the LOC116767208 gene encoding cyclic AMP response element-binding protein B isoform X3, translating to MDGMVEENGTSSAAGVADPLASGGSAANATPHVVVTSIVQLTLPSQAPSAQVQSVIQPNQQSVIQTASNIQSVQLQKGNVILVSKPSSVIHTTQGTLQTLQIKPEPNTILSTQGQSCSDDSCSDEESPKRKYREMLTRRPSYRKILNDLGGTEIAVIPASSLQTESGLHTLAVSGTTGGGTLVQYATNQDGQFYVPGPILEDQTRKRELRLLKNREAARECRRKKKEYIKCLENRVAVLENQNKALIEELKSLKELYCQQKTE from the exons ATGGACGGAATGGTGGAGGAGAACGGAACTTCTAGCGCAGCAGGAGTAGCGGATCCCCTGGCGAGCGGAGGATCCGCAGCGAACGCCACCCCTCATGTGGTGGTCACGAGTATAGTGCAGCTCACATTACCAAGTCAAGCACCATCCGCACag gtCCAATCAGTTATACAACCAAATCAACAATCTGTCATTCAAACGGCATCCAATATACAATCAGTACAACTACAAAAAGGCAATGTGATATTGGTCAGCAAACCCAGTTCTGTCATACATACTACTCAAGGAACTCTCCAAACATTACAG attaaacCGGAACCTAACACAATATTAAGTACCCAAGGACAATCTTGCAGTGATGACAGTTGTAGTGATGAAGAGAGTCCCAAGAGGAAATACAGAGAAATGTTAACGAGACGTCCATCATATAGGAAAATACTTAATGACCTTGGAGGAACCGAAATTGCTG TTATTCCAGCGAGTTCACTTCAGACTGAAAGTGGATTACACACGTTAGCAGTGTCAGGCACCACAGGCGGTGGGACCTTAGTCCAATATGCAACTAATCAAGATGGTCAATTCTATGTACCGG GGCCAATATTAGAGGACCAAACAAGAAAACGTGAATTAAGGCTGTTAAAAAATCGTGAAGCCGCCAGGGAATGCCGGCGAAAGAAGAAGGAGTATATTAAATGCCTTGAGAACAGGGTTGCTGTACtagaaaatcaaaacaaagcTCTAATAGAGGAGCTCAAATCTCTGAAGGAACTATATTGCCAGCAGAAAACTGAATGA
- the LOC116767207 gene encoding actin-binding protein IPP: MSSSIYDKIINKEGSRPYKCCEYASKVSLNLNHFRRDGRFCDIDLISGKTIIRAHRVVLAASCEYFDAMFNEGFEESQKGRVVLPTVPPGILPMIIDFIYTGEISIDKASVQHLLIAADMFQLRELVRGCGDFLKRELHPSNALGIFRFAETHNCTELAEEALGHAQANWNLVANGDELLELPLQQLITLLSSEQLEVHNEAQVLHPALKWLEHDPATRRRHCFEVLRHVRLPLISPQILDDVIKNVQDPSIAVALKNVRVDMKSGRGALVCLSAEPRARARRMLVVAGGSCHDAAPHPPHSTDNILSSALKFDLHKREWEELSPMGIARIQPGVASLGGRVYAVGGEQGSQILANGEVYDPQTDKWSYIACMKEARCEFGLTAWKGNLYAFGGWVGSEMGASVEVYDPVSDEWTLIDRMPEPRFGMGVVNFEGLIYVVGGCTHTWRHTRDLLCYHPASRKWRPLAPMRHARSQAAAVVLGAHLYVIGGNAPRRTVLSSVERYSFDDDSWEEVGSLVEARAGCAAGAADGLLVAAGGDSECGGKRDFYRARTTLASVEIYDPTRDTWTSTTSLPHSRAEAGAALL, from the exons ATGTCTTCtagtatttatgataaaataattaataaagaggGCTCAAGGCCTTATAAATGTTGCGAATATGCAAGCAAAGTTTCTTTAAACCTTAATCACTTCAGACGAGATGGAAGATTCTGTGACATAGACCTTATATCcggaaaaacaataattagg GCCCATCGAGTTGTATTAGCAGCGAGTTGCGAGTACTTTGATGCTATGTTTAATGAAGGCTTTGAAGAAAGTCAGAAAGGTAGAGTTGTGCTGCCTACTGTACCTCCAGGAATACTTCCCATGATTATTGACTTTATTTATACTG gaGAGATTTCTATAGATAAAGCTAGTGTGCAGCACTTACTTATCGCAGCTGACATGTTTCAATTACGAGAATTAGTTAGAGGATGTGGAGACTTTTTGAAAAGGGAACTACATCCATCAAACGCTCTTGGTATATTTAG GTTTGCAGAGACACACAATTGCACTGAATTAGCTGAAGAAGCATTGGGCCATGCACAGGCCAATTGGAATCTTGTTGCAAATGGGGATGAGTTACTGGAGTTACCTCTGCAACAACTGATTACTTTATTATCATCGGAGCAGCTTGAAGTCCATAATGAAGCTCAG GTTCTCCATCCTGCATTGAAATGGCTTGAACATGATCCCGCAACACGCAGAAGGCACTGTTTTGAAGTTCTCAGACATGTTAGACTGCCACTTATATCACCACAAATCTTGGATGATGTCATTAAGAATGTGCAAGATCCATCCATAGCAGTGGCTTTAAAAAACGTTAGAGTTGATAtg AAATCAGGTCGTGGTGCTCTGGTATGTTTATCAGCTGAACCCCGTGCTCGGGCTCGTCGTATGCTGGTGGTGGCCGGCGGGTCCTGTCACGACGCGGCCCCACATCCACCACATTCAACTGACAATATACTGTCATCAGCGCTCAAGTTTGATCTCCATAAGAG GGAGTGGGAGGAACTATCTCCTATGGGAATAGCTCGTATACAACCGGGAGTAGCGAGCCTGGGTGGAAGGGTGTACGCCGTTGGCGGAGAACAAGGCAGCCAGATATTAGCCAACGGAGAGGTGTACGATCCACAG actGACAAATGGTCATACATTGCATGTATGAAAGAGGCTCGCTGTGAGTTCGGTCTAACAGCTTGGAAAGGCAACTTGTACGCTTTCGGTGGCTGGGTGGGATCAGAAATGGGTGCATCCGTCGAGGTCTATGATCCCGTATCTGACGAATGGACACTCATAGACAGGATGCCTGAACCGAGATTTGGGATGGGCGTTGTTAATTTTGAAg ggTTAATCTATGTAGTGGGTGGTTGTACCCACACATGGCGTCACACCCGGGATCTTCTCTGCTATCATCCTGCGTCTCGCAAGTGGCGCCCCCTGGCTCCCATGCGTCACGCCCGCTCGCAGGCTGCGGCCGTTGTACTGGGGGCGCATCTTTACGTCATAGGAGGAAACGCACCGAGACGGACAGTACTATCATCAGTGGAAAGATACAGCTTCGACGAC gattCATGGGAAGAAGTTGGTAGCCTGGTGGAGGCGAGGGCAGGGTGTGCGGCGGGCGCGGCGGACGGGCTGCTCGTGGCGGCCGGCGGGGACAGCGAGTGCGGCGGCAAGAGGGACTTCTACCGCGCCCGCACTACGCTCGCCTCCGTAGAAATATACGACCCGACACGAGATACGTGGACGTCCACGACATCTCTGCCTCATTCACGAGCTGAAGCTGGTGCCGCCTTACTCTGA
- the LOC116767634 gene encoding lanC-like protein 2 isoform X1 translates to MTTKGSFENDFDDYSPTNLTPLLNENRDGISEKFQAKLQNYKTAKFAFLTTKLEKELFCDGTVYTGSTGLALYYLMLGLGNHDSLQDNLQKALDYLDLDKLKGRRISFLCGDAGPLAIATVISHKLGTRRPNYLPDYRELSVRLLNLGSLLNDSPDELLYGKAGYLYSLLFVNKYVHGRNVISDDHIEKVASLILKSGKEFSQHTKSESPLLWQWHDKVYLGAAHGMAGILYILLQARAYIKSHDIRGFVRPTIDWLMKQQFPSGNFPSSLHSSSGDRLVQWCHGAPGFIPLCILAYQVFEEERYLKIAIQCGDLIWQRGLCAKGYSLCHGVSGNAYAFLQLYQVLKNYLFRNLSIFTALGASWSGARWRDKALSYTDLIGRPRSSKVYSAEYTWSKTLLTHRRLYSLDYAYKLLQITI, encoded by the exons ATGACTACAAAAGGCTCATTTGAAAATGATTTCGATGATTACTCCCCAACTAATTTAACTCCTTTACTCAATGAAAATAGAGATGGA atATCAGAAAAATTTCAAGCAAAGCTACAGAATTATAAAACGGCAAAATTTGcgtttttaacaacaaaactAGAAAAGGAATTATTTTGCGATGGAACTGTGTACACCGGCTCTACGGGACtagcattatattatttaatgttaggtCTCGGGAACCATGATTCTCTACAAGATAATCTGcag aaagccCTGGACTATTTAGATCTGGATAAATTAAAAGGAAGGAGGATAAGTTTTTTGTGTGGTGATGCTGGTCCACTTGCAATTGCAACTGTTATTTCACACAAGTTAGGTACAAGACGGCCAAATTATTTGCCTGATTACAGGGAACTATCAGTAAG GCTGTTAAACCTTGGATCACTTTTAAATGACTCACCAGATGAACTGCTGTATGGGAAAGCAGGATATTTGTATTCATTGctgtttgttaataaatatgtccATGGCAGAAATGTTATTTCCGATGATCATATTGAAAAG GTGGCTTCTTTAATCTTGAAGTCGGGTAAAGAGTTTTCGCAGCATACAAAATCGGAGAGTCCACTTCTGTGGCAATGGCATGACAAAGTATATTTAGGAGCAGCTCATGGAATGGCCggaattttgtatatattattgcaG GCTCGTGCTTACATAAAGTCCCATGACATCAGAGGTTTTGTTAGGCCTACCATAGATTGGTTAATGAAACAACAATTTCCTAGTGGGAATTTCCCTTCCTCATTACACAGTAGCTCCGGTGATAGATTGGTACAGTGGTGTCATGGTGCACCAGGTTTTATACCTTTATGCATATTGGCTTATCAG GTCTTTGAAGAAgagagatatttaaaaatagctaTTCAATGTGGAGATTTGATATGGCAGAGAGGATTGTGTGCTAAAGGCTATAGTTTATGTCATGGTGTTAGTGGCAATGCTTATGCATTTCTTCAGCTGTATCAAGTATtaaag AACTATCTTTTCAGAAACCTGTCTATCTTCACCGCGCTGGGTGCTTCATGGAGTGGTGCGCGGTGGAGAGACAAGGCACTGAGCTACACCGACCTGATCGGCCGGCCTCGCTCTTCGAAGGTTTACTCGGCAGAATATACTTGGTCGAAGACATTATTAACCCACAGACGGCTTTATTCCCTGGACTATGCTTATAAGTTACttcaaataactatttaa
- the LOC116767634 gene encoding lanC-like protein 2 isoform X2, translating to MTTKGSFENDFDDYSPTNLTPLLNENRDGISEKFQAKLQNYKTAKFAFLTTKLEKELFCDGTVYTGSTGLALYYLMLGLGNHDSLQDNLQKALDYLDLDKLKGRRISFLCGDAGPLAIATVISHKLGTRRPNYLPDYRELSVRLLNLGSLLNDSPDELLYGKAGYLYSLLFVNKYVHGRNVISDDHIEKVASLILKSGKEFSQHTKSESPLLWQWHDKVYLGAAHGMAGILYILLQARAYIKSHDIRGFVRPTIDWLMKQQFPSGNFPSSLHSSSGDRLVQWCHGAPGFIPLCILAYQVFEEERYLKIAIQCGDLIWQRGLCAKGYSLCHGVSGNAYAFLQLYQVLKKPVYLHRAGCFMEWCAVERQGTELHRPDRPASLFEGLLGRIYLVEDIINPQTALFPGLCL from the exons ATGACTACAAAAGGCTCATTTGAAAATGATTTCGATGATTACTCCCCAACTAATTTAACTCCTTTACTCAATGAAAATAGAGATGGA atATCAGAAAAATTTCAAGCAAAGCTACAGAATTATAAAACGGCAAAATTTGcgtttttaacaacaaaactAGAAAAGGAATTATTTTGCGATGGAACTGTGTACACCGGCTCTACGGGACtagcattatattatttaatgttaggtCTCGGGAACCATGATTCTCTACAAGATAATCTGcag aaagccCTGGACTATTTAGATCTGGATAAATTAAAAGGAAGGAGGATAAGTTTTTTGTGTGGTGATGCTGGTCCACTTGCAATTGCAACTGTTATTTCACACAAGTTAGGTACAAGACGGCCAAATTATTTGCCTGATTACAGGGAACTATCAGTAAG GCTGTTAAACCTTGGATCACTTTTAAATGACTCACCAGATGAACTGCTGTATGGGAAAGCAGGATATTTGTATTCATTGctgtttgttaataaatatgtccATGGCAGAAATGTTATTTCCGATGATCATATTGAAAAG GTGGCTTCTTTAATCTTGAAGTCGGGTAAAGAGTTTTCGCAGCATACAAAATCGGAGAGTCCACTTCTGTGGCAATGGCATGACAAAGTATATTTAGGAGCAGCTCATGGAATGGCCggaattttgtatatattattgcaG GCTCGTGCTTACATAAAGTCCCATGACATCAGAGGTTTTGTTAGGCCTACCATAGATTGGTTAATGAAACAACAATTTCCTAGTGGGAATTTCCCTTCCTCATTACACAGTAGCTCCGGTGATAGATTGGTACAGTGGTGTCATGGTGCACCAGGTTTTATACCTTTATGCATATTGGCTTATCAG GTCTTTGAAGAAgagagatatttaaaaatagctaTTCAATGTGGAGATTTGATATGGCAGAGAGGATTGTGTGCTAAAGGCTATAGTTTATGTCATGGTGTTAGTGGCAATGCTTATGCATTTCTTCAGCTGTATCAAGTATtaaag AAACCTGTCTATCTTCACCGCGCTGGGTGCTTCATGGAGTGGTGCGCGGTGGAGAGACAAGGCACTGAGCTACACCGACCTGATCGGCCGGCCTCGCTCTTCGAAGGTTTACTCGGCAGAATATACTTGGTCGAAGACATTATTAACCCACAGACGGCTTTATTCCCTGGACTATGCTTATAA